In bacterium, the following are encoded in one genomic region:
- a CDS encoding thioredoxin family protein, translating into MALTYSKGMALGTELPFFNLPGVDGAQYTPDDFRDANVLVVVFTCNHCPYAIASEDRLITLQRDFRDRGVRFVLINPNDADRYPDDSFVRMADRAKDKQFPFPYLYDESQEVARSFDAACTPDIFVFDQARKLRYNGRIDDNWKEPASVTQEDLRTVLEDLLAGREISIEAVPSMGCSIKWKP; encoded by the coding sequence ATGGCGCTGACATATTCGAAAGGCATGGCCTTAGGTACGGAACTCCCGTTTTTCAATCTCCCCGGCGTCGACGGTGCGCAGTACACACCTGATGATTTCCGTGATGCCAATGTGCTGGTTGTGGTGTTCACCTGCAATCACTGTCCCTACGCCATTGCAAGTGAAGACCGTCTCATCACGCTGCAGCGGGATTTCCGTGATCGGGGCGTACGCTTCGTACTCATCAATCCGAATGACGCGGACCGCTATCCTGACGACTCGTTCGTGCGTATGGCCGACCGAGCGAAGGATAAACAGTTCCCGTTCCCCTACCTCTACGACGAGTCGCAGGAGGTTGCCCGCAGTTTCGATGCCGCCTGTACGCCCGATATCTTCGTGTTCGATCAGGCGCGGAAACTTCGCTACAACGGACGCATTGATGATAACTGGAAAGAGCCGGCAAGCGTGACGCAGGAGGATCTGCGTACCGTACTGGAGGATTTGCTCGCGGGAAGGGAAATCAGTATTGAAGCGGTACCCTCAATGGGCTGTTCCATCAAATGGAAACCCTGA
- a CDS encoding YdeI/OmpD-associated family protein yields MKFHFDAPVLRTESGMINHFLPVPDEVAVAFKEAGVRRVVAILNGKSYRRALTGDGAGGSRLIVGQPLLKEIGARLDDMVTVILEPDPDPDAVELPEEFIEVLEQDEEAASRFDGMTAGMQRSLALYISTAKRSDTRIRRSLEIARKLRTNTLHGDRKD; encoded by the coding sequence ATGAAATTTCATTTTGACGCCCCCGTGCTGCGAACAGAAAGCGGCATGATCAATCATTTTCTGCCGGTGCCGGATGAAGTGGCCGTCGCCTTTAAGGAAGCCGGCGTGCGTCGCGTCGTGGCTATCCTCAATGGCAAATCGTATCGCAGGGCCCTCACGGGCGACGGCGCGGGCGGCAGTCGACTGATCGTGGGGCAGCCGCTGCTGAAGGAAATCGGTGCACGCCTCGATGACATGGTCACCGTCATACTTGAACCCGATCCGGACCCGGATGCCGTGGAGCTGCCGGAGGAATTCATCGAGGTTCTTGAGCAGGACGAGGAGGCCGCCAGTCGTTTTGACGGGATGACCGCGGGCATGCAGCGCTCGCTTGCACTGTATATCTCAACGGCCAAACGCAGCGATACGCGTATCCGGCGTTCGCTGGAGATCGCCAGAAAACTGCGGACAAACACCCTGCACGGAGACAGGAAGGACTGA
- a CDS encoding homocysteine S-methyltransferase family protein — protein sequence MNANTSFLDALQGRVLVFDGATGTNLQAQQLSADDFGGPALEGCNEHLVISCPSAVERVHRDFLEAGADIIETDTFGATSVVLAEYDIAHLSREINERAAAIARRMADEYSTADQPRFVAGSIGPTTKLPSLGHIGFDALRDSYAEQVEGLLDGGVDLLCVETCQDMLQSKAALAAIHQVFDQRGQRIPVIVSVTIETMGTMLMGTEIAAAVTTFDPYDIITVFGMNCATGPQEMEENLRYICQNSSRPVFVMPNAGIPENVGGHTCYKLTAQQLQASMRRFITEFGVSVIGGCCGTTAEHIALLAELVREVQPAERKVESTPSVSSLYTSVPLHLDPPPLLIGERCNANGSKKFRELLLEERFDDMVAMGKEQMREGAHLLDICTAYVGRDEVRDMREIVSRFNTQINLPLMIDSTELPVLEEALKHYAGRAIVNSVNLEDGEERVAHVLALCKMYGAAVVALTIDEDGMAKTAEKKFAVAARLRALATEKYGMRDEDLIFDPLTFTLGSGDEEFRRSAIETAEAIRMIKDAWPRCFTSLGVSNVSFGLNVRARHVLNSVFLHHACEAGLDMAIVHASKIMPLYKIDEEGGRIAMDLILDRREWETI from the coding sequence ATGAACGCAAATACATCATTCCTCGATGCATTGCAGGGCCGCGTACTCGTTTTTGACGGTGCGACCGGTACGAATCTGCAGGCACAGCAACTGAGCGCCGATGACTTCGGCGGTCCCGCCCTTGAAGGCTGCAACGAACATCTCGTCATCTCCTGTCCCTCAGCGGTTGAGCGTGTCCATCGCGATTTCCTGGAGGCCGGGGCGGACATTATTGAAACCGACACGTTCGGTGCAACCAGCGTCGTGCTTGCGGAGTACGACATTGCCCATCTGAGCCGGGAGATCAATGAGCGTGCCGCGGCCATCGCCCGGCGCATGGCGGACGAGTACAGCACTGCCGACCAGCCCCGTTTCGTGGCGGGGTCCATCGGACCGACCACCAAGCTGCCGTCTCTCGGACATATCGGCTTCGACGCCCTGCGCGACTCGTATGCCGAACAGGTGGAGGGATTGCTGGATGGTGGTGTCGATCTGCTCTGCGTGGAAACCTGCCAGGATATGCTGCAGAGCAAGGCGGCGCTCGCGGCCATTCACCAGGTCTTCGACCAGCGCGGGCAACGCATCCCTGTCATTGTGTCCGTGACGATCGAGACCATGGGCACGATGCTCATGGGCACGGAAATCGCCGCCGCGGTCACCACCTTCGATCCCTATGACATCATCACCGTGTTCGGGATGAACTGTGCGACGGGACCGCAGGAGATGGAGGAGAATCTCCGTTACATCTGCCAGAACTCCTCACGCCCGGTTTTCGTGATGCCGAATGCTGGTATCCCGGAAAACGTGGGCGGACATACCTGCTACAAACTCACAGCGCAGCAGCTTCAGGCTTCGATGCGACGCTTCATCACCGAGTTTGGTGTCTCGGTCATCGGCGGGTGCTGCGGCACCACCGCGGAGCATATTGCGCTGCTTGCCGAACTGGTGCGCGAGGTTCAGCCCGCGGAACGCAAGGTCGAAAGCACGCCTTCCGTCTCCTCCCTGTACACCTCCGTCCCCCTGCATCTCGATCCGCCGCCGCTACTGATCGGTGAGCGCTGCAACGCCAACGGTTCGAAAAAATTCCGAGAACTGCTGCTCGAAGAACGTTTCGACGACATGGTTGCAATGGGGAAAGAACAGATGCGCGAAGGTGCGCATCTCCTTGATATCTGCACCGCCTACGTGGGCAGGGATGAAGTGCGCGACATGCGCGAAATCGTCAGCCGCTTCAACACGCAGATCAACCTTCCGCTCATGATTGACTCGACGGAACTGCCCGTGCTTGAGGAAGCACTCAAGCATTACGCGGGCAGGGCGATTGTCAACTCCGTGAATCTCGAGGACGGTGAGGAACGCGTCGCCCATGTCCTTGCGTTGTGCAAGATGTACGGTGCTGCCGTCGTGGCACTGACCATTGATGAAGACGGCATGGCGAAGACTGCGGAAAAGAAATTTGCTGTGGCCGCACGCCTTCGAGCACTGGCGACGGAGAAATACGGCATGCGGGATGAAGATCTGATCTTCGATCCCCTCACCTTCACGCTGGGCAGCGGCGATGAGGAGTTTCGACGTTCAGCGATTGAAACCGCGGAAGCCATCCGTATGATCAAGGATGCCTGGCCGCGCTGCTTTACCAGCCTGGGTGTCTCCAACGTGAGTTTCGGACTGAATGTCCGTGCCCGCCATGTCCTCAACTCGGTATTCCTGCATCATGCGTGTGAAGCCGGGCTCGACATGGCAATCGTGCACGCGAGCAAAATCATGCCGCTGTACAAAATCGACGAGGAAGGCGGCCGTATCGCCATGGATCTCATTCTTGACAGAAGAGAGTGGGAAACCATTTGA
- a CDS encoding fumarylacetoacetate hydrolase family protein: MKLVTFEYEGREQLGVQVDDKIMDLQAAHTMQRFTQKDGDDLLPNEMIAFLRGGDAMMDIARKVVDWFKAEGQPATVEGETIAHGAGDVRLLAPVPHPTSVRDGYAFRQHVETARRNRGVEMIPEFDEIPIFYFTNHNAITGPGEVEVMEMHLDRMDFELECAIVVGKEGRNIKAADADEYIAGYMVMNDWSARALQMHEMKLNLGPAKGKDFATSIGPWLVTKDELSDKRIPGENGETFDLVMTASVNGEEVSRGNLKDMSWTFAQILERASYGVTLHPGDVIGSGTVGTGCFLELNGSKIYDPAWWLKDGDTVVCSIDRLGSLENSLKKVG; this comes from the coding sequence ATGAAACTCGTCACATTTGAATACGAGGGCCGGGAGCAGCTCGGTGTCCAGGTCGATGACAAAATCATGGACCTTCAGGCTGCCCACACCATGCAGCGTTTTACGCAGAAGGACGGCGACGACCTGTTGCCGAATGAAATGATCGCGTTTCTGCGCGGGGGTGATGCGATGATGGACATCGCAAGGAAAGTGGTGGACTGGTTCAAGGCCGAAGGTCAGCCAGCTACCGTTGAAGGTGAAACGATCGCTCACGGTGCTGGGGACGTCCGCCTGCTCGCACCGGTGCCGCATCCGACATCCGTGCGAGACGGATATGCCTTCCGTCAGCATGTCGAAACCGCCCGGCGCAACCGCGGGGTGGAAATGATTCCGGAATTCGACGAGATTCCCATTTTCTATTTCACCAATCACAACGCCATCACCGGTCCGGGTGAAGTCGAAGTAATGGAAATGCATCTCGATCGCATGGACTTCGAGCTTGAGTGCGCCATAGTCGTCGGCAAGGAAGGCAGAAACATCAAGGCTGCGGATGCCGACGAGTATATCGCCGGCTACATGGTGATGAACGATTGGAGTGCCCGTGCCCTGCAGATGCATGAAATGAAACTCAACCTTGGTCCCGCCAAGGGGAAGGATTTCGCGACCTCCATCGGTCCCTGGCTGGTAACGAAGGACGAGCTGTCGGACAAGCGCATCCCGGGCGAGAACGGCGAAACCTTCGACCTGGTCATGACCGCATCCGTCAACGGCGAGGAAGTCAGCCGCGGAAACCTGAAAGATATGAGCTGGACCTTCGCTCAGATCCTCGAGCGTGCTTCCTACGGCGTTACGCTGCACCCGGGCGACGTTATCGGTTCGGGGACGGTCGGAACAGGTTGTTTCCTCGAGCTGAACGGTTCGAAGATATACG